The proteins below come from a single Candidatus Hydrogenedens sp. genomic window:
- a CDS encoding TolC family protein: KSDLVPGMLKEFSIERNEEYNPLSNLPEYIEQENAFMSGSAETQKYYMLSLEKALEIAMNCSREYLTKKEALYLSALNLTLERYQYTPIFSSKSKATITQQTYDKKVPSEYTRAMNAIKNSIPNIQNITGTSAQLLRQYHQILEQAGDVAGWTQPDIEIVDRQSGKGSIQSGVSMLFLGGGRLALQLTNNFFRFLSGVPDKEAGSVLSASFTQPLWRGRGREISMEKLTQAERDVLYDLRDFTRYRQEFVVRICKAYYSVLEQRDIVKNNYQSYLNFKASYERENAFAQEGRKTLTEIGRIQQALLSAEDTWINSLRRYKESLDEFKISIGLSTDSLVMLDPNELEKLKEGGLKHPKITDEDAVKVALVTRLEIYTQKDIVEDTIRKIKVAENALKPGIDLFLEGNISNQGKTNYEDLDFRRGTYSGGLNLDLPLSQKEKRNAYRTALINYERAVRELSLKEDEVKLDVRTAWRNLEQAKRNYEIAQKSVELSQRRVEEQNLLAELGRATALDLVDAQNDLTRAQNNLTSAIIAHNIARLEFWKNIGILYIKPDGKWEEIKDVK, translated from the coding sequence AAAAGCGACTTAGTCCCAGGTATGCTTAAAGAATTCAGTATTGAGAGAAATGAGGAATACAATCCATTAAGTAATTTACCAGAGTATATTGAACAAGAAAACGCATTTATGTCAGGTTCAGCAGAAACCCAAAAATATTATATGTTATCCTTAGAAAAGGCACTTGAAATTGCAATGAACTGTAGTAGAGAGTACCTGACAAAAAAAGAAGCATTATATCTTTCAGCATTAAATCTAACCTTGGAGAGGTACCAATATACGCCAATTTTTTCAAGTAAAAGTAAAGCAACAATTACACAACAAACCTATGACAAAAAAGTTCCATCTGAATATACCCGTGCTATGAATGCCATAAAAAATTCAATCCCTAACATACAAAACATTACAGGAACCTCTGCTCAATTGCTTAGACAATATCATCAAATATTGGAACAAGCAGGGGATGTCGCTGGCTGGACACAGCCAGATATTGAAATCGTCGACAGACAATCAGGAAAAGGCTCTATCCAATCGGGTGTATCTATGTTGTTTTTAGGCGGTGGCAGGTTAGCACTTCAACTAACAAATAACTTCTTCCGATTCTTAAGTGGTGTTCCTGATAAAGAAGCAGGAAGCGTATTATCCGCATCATTTACCCAACCTCTTTGGCGGGGAAGGGGGAGAGAAATTTCAATGGAAAAATTAACACAGGCAGAAAGAGATGTCTTATACGATTTAAGGGATTTTACCCGTTATCGTCAAGAGTTTGTGGTTAGAATTTGTAAAGCGTATTATTCTGTTTTAGAACAACGAGATATCGTGAAAAATAATTATCAAAGTTACTTAAATTTCAAAGCAAGTTATGAACGAGAAAATGCTTTTGCTCAGGAAGGTAGAAAAACATTAACAGAAATTGGAAGAATACAGCAGGCATTGTTAAGTGCAGAAGACACATGGATAAACTCATTAAGACGATATAAAGAATCATTAGATGAATTTAAAATATCCATTGGATTGTCAACAGATAGCCTCGTAATGCTCGACCCTAATGAATTAGAAAAATTAAAAGAAGGCGGATTAAAACACCCAAAAATAACAGACGAAGATGCCGTAAAAGTCGCCTTAGTAACAAGGTTAGAAATTTATACACAAAAAGATATAGTTGAAGATACAATAAGAAAAATAAAAGTCGCCGAAAACGCCTTAAAGCCAGGAATTGATTTGTTTTTAGAGGGAAACATTTCAAATCAAGGAAAAACAAATTATGAAGATTTAGATTTCCGTAGAGGAACATATAGCGGAGGATTGAATTTAGATTTGCCATTAAGTCAGAAAGAAAAAAGAAATGCATATCGAACTGCTTTAATTAACTACGAAAGGGCAGTACGAGAATTATCATTGAAAGAAGATGAGGTAAAACTCGATGTGAGAACTGCATGGAGAAATTTAGAACAGGCGAAAAGGAATTATGAAATTGCACAAAAAAGTGTAGAGTTGAGTCAACGTCGTGTAGAAGAACAAAATCTCCTTGCTGAATTGGGTAGAGCAACCGCATTAGATTTAGTAGATGCACAAAATGATTTAACAAGAGCACAAAACAATTTAACTTCCGCAATTATAGCCCACAATATAGCCCGTCTTGAATTTTGGAAAAACATCGGTATTTTGTATATTAAACCAGACGGCAAGTGGGAGGAGATAAAAGATGTTAAATAA